A genomic region of Hypomesus transpacificus isolate Combined female chromosome 19, fHypTra1, whole genome shotgun sequence contains the following coding sequences:
- the LOC124481806 gene encoding LOW QUALITY PROTEIN: protein FAM83G (The sequence of the model RefSeq protein was modified relative to this genomic sequence to represent the inferred CDS: inserted 2 bases in 1 codon), which translates to MALSQLQCLDENHVNWRVSESKPEFFYSEDQRLALEELISRGRQAFTEYLSKHGIREFLSEPEVERLARTAEAYQPGSDNQRAETGAGPGDDGGDGAVSLQYWPDRSENSIPDLDLGWPDAISYRGVTRVHVHTQPPMDGNIHIKEVVRKAIAQAQKVIAVVMDVFTDVDIFRDLLDACYKRRVAVYIILDSAAVPCFLLMCDRAGMHAGHLKNLRVRCNGGVDFYSRSAQKVRGSLSQRFLFLDGDKAISGSYSFTWSSSRLDRQLITAMSGQAVEAFDKLFRDLYLTSRSVSLSKVQLGEKPAPEPALXPLPPPPPPSATVARKLINPKYALVTAHANASPASSGNLSSNKNSTPQNTVGLLVKGRVREPVEAPPLHPGLANLEKVYLVAYLPTWPEPDPAGDVIGFINVRGGSRPLQAHLQRSQQFETSQAVRFSSPFTPPRPPRAA; encoded by the exons ATGGCTCTGTCTCAGCTCCAGTGTTTGGACGAGAACCACGTCAACTGGCGCGTGAGCGAGAGCAAACCGGAGTTCTTCTACAGCGAGGACCAGCGGCTAGCGCTCGAGGAACTCATTTCCCGGGGACGCCAGGCCTTTACCGAATACCTCAGTAAACACGGCATCCGCGAGTTCCTCTCTGAACCAGAAGTGGAAAGGCTTGCGCGAACGGCAGAGGCCTACCAGCCCGGTAGTGACAATCAGAGGGCTGAAACGGGAGCAGGACCGGGAGATGACGGAGGCGATGGCGCTGTCTCATTACAATATTGGCCCGACCGTTCGGAGAATTCTATACCGGACCTGGACTTGGGTTGGCCCGACGCGATCTCGTACCGGGGAGTGACGCGGGTCCATGTGCACACGCAGCCGCCCATGGACGGAAACATTCACATCAAAGAGGTGGTGCGCAAAGCTATTGCGCAGGCTCAGAAG gtcataGCGGTGGTGATGGATGTGTTTACAGATGTGGACATCTTCAGAGACCTGCTGGATGCGTGCTACAAGCGCAGGGTGGCAGTCTACATCATCCTGGACTCTGCTGCTGTACCCTGCTTCCTGCTCATGTGTGACCGGGCTGGCATGCACGCAGGACACCTGAAG aaccTGCGCGTGCGCTGCAATGGAGGGGTGGATTTCTACTCTCGCTCTGCCCAGAAGGTCCGCGGCTCTCTCAGTCAGAGGTTCCTGTTCCTGGATGGAGACAAGGCCATCTCTGGctcctacag CTTCACGTGGTCTTCGTCCCGGTTGGATCGCCAGCTCATCACAGCGATGAGTGGCCAGGCGGTGGAGGCGTTCGACAAGCTGTTCCGTGATCTCTACCTAACCTCCAGGAGCGTATCTCTTTCCAAGGTGCAGCTGGGGGAGAAGCCTGCCCCTGAGCCTGCCCT TCCgctcccgccccctcccccaccctcggCAACCGTCGCCAGGAAACTCATCAACCCCAAATACGCCTTGGTTACAGCCCACGCCAACGCTAGCCCCGCCTCCTCCGGCAACCTCAGCAGCAACAAGAACTCCACCCCCCAGAATACAGTGGGGCTCCTGGTCAAGGGGCGTGTCCGGGAGCCTGTGGAGGCCCCGCCCCTCCATCCCGGCTTGGCCAATCTGGAGAAGGTGTACCTGGTGGCGTACCTGCCCACCTGGCCGGAGCCCGACCCCGCTGGGGATGTGATCGGGTTCATAAATGTGCGCGGGGGATCCCGGCCCCTCCAGGCTCACCTGCAGAGATCCCAGCAGTTTGAGACGAGTCAAGCCGTGCGCTTCAgttcccccttcacccccccccgcccccccagagCTGCCTGA
- the LOC124481976 gene encoding transmembrane protein 94-like, with product MAAQQRLRGEEIPRRIQTIILTIEELLSQPVPDWSQGYCNLLTPPSQAVSLQWVYRDGQLVNLPVSLLVEGDIIALRPGLPAPTELRGIQRLLQPQLFRVTKTPTLETVTRCLEDAQKRPVSVLDNERFAVQTLLERGLAPLTLMLLLLLNLLRFLLGSPGVGPWPVALLQTPVNGTLPLLPLTFPLLWLLVNVYGEVRVLNQLVHTQQDWWEMMRETGRKCVCVLRGRHAALCFTSSLLHSLGSVTVSV from the exons ATGGCTGCACAACAACGtctcagaggagaggaaatacCCAGAAGAATACAGACCATAATACTCACTATAGAGG AGCTTCTGAGCCAGCCTGTCCCTGATTGGTCTCAAGGCTACTGCAATCTGCTGACCCCGCCCTCCCAGGCTGTGTCGCTGCAGTGGGTGTACAGAGATGGCCAATTGGTCAACCTACCTGTCAGTCTCCTGGTAGAGGGTGACATCATCGCCCTGAGACCTGGCCTTCCCGCCCCCACGGAACTCCGCGGTATCCAG CGTCTCCTCCAACCACAGCTGTTCAGGGTCACTAAGACCCCCACTCTGGAGACTGTGAC GCGCTGTTTGGAGGATGCTCAGAAGcgtcctgtctctgtcctggaCAACGAGCGCTTCGCCGTGCAGACGTTGCTGGAGAGAGGCCTTGCCCCCCTGACTCTG ATGCTGCTGTTACTGCTAAACCTGCTGCGCTTCCTGCTGGGATCTCCAGGAGTTGGACCCTGGCCTGTGGCCCTGCTGCAGAcccca GTGAATGGGACTTTACCCCTGCTGCCCCTCACCTTCCCATTGCTATGGTTACTGGTGAATGTGTATGGAGAGGTGCGGGTTCTCAACcagctggtacacacacaacaggactggtgg GAAATGATGcgtgagacaggcaggaagtgtgtgtgtgtcctgagagGACGCCATGCAGCTCTCTGCTTCACCTCCAGTCTGCTGCACAGCCTGGGCTCCgtcactgtgagtgtgtga
- the LOC124481978 gene encoding transmembrane protein 94-like: MCVCVEVLCCVDKQGVLSWPSPNPDKVLFFSKHTQQACWKEKTTQVEVLSMSRGRGGNSRVVFDDLSWRRHTPSLRPMGLAMMLCGHSTLPVMLRLFDHLTQKARPQHLEAAPPWGVWELPRILGFCPSAQQVFQRRKSVAAYFLPTTPCYTQNLPPRPPLASRLPFPHLIALQVQHTLTGSECVFSYGSAELILAGCSEVWDGEELQPLTDADRKKVLDFYERSCVSGQCLTLSFKPLLDTQHTLHDTYPNEDTHLPPHLDSTCLELPPTHNLDSPELSGQVFLGAVSSVFGVRPVMVRLVSGLDSACIRLVYFSTEQEIKSKVFAEKMGLETGWNCHISLQSERSFPLDTPCPAEKGGGEEEEVCLLDEQRSVGGTGLRLDQEGACLMEDLNRAKLPRGIENVRPHLENIDNVPLLVPLFTDCTPQTVCEMVKVMQDYGEVVCCLGSSQNINNNNVFLQSDISICLEPLLPCCPVDGSPETPKETETPAPMRPPSPPPSSPSLSSLSSALCGLSCSLHLSTTNLTLIQLIRQARHTTAGIRKCFLFLLQCQLYLVLTQNKCVLSTSRLDVVGCSPVHRWSDPSPFFLGDVAMETWLLGGLWLPPLLCINEAIKLHEISLRVRYQKRQKLQFDTKLGMNSPF; encoded by the exons atgtgtgtgtgtgtggaggtgctgtgctgtgtggatAAGCAGGGCGTGCTCTCCTGGCCCAGTCCCAACCCAGACAAGGTTCTGTtcttcagcaaacacacacaacaggccTGCTGGAAGGAGAAgaccacacag GTGGAGGTGCTCTCCATGTCCAGAGGAAGGGGCGGGAACTCTAGAGTGGTGTTTGATGATTTGTCCTGGCGTagacacaccccctctctcAGACCAATGGGATTGGCAATGATGCTTTGTGGCCACTCCACCCTGCCAGTGATGCTCCGCCTTTTTGATCACCTGACCCAGAAGGCCCGCCCCCAGCACCTGGAGGCAGCGCCCCCCTGGGGAGTCTGGGAGCTGCCAAGGATTCTGG ggttctGTCCATCAGCTCAGCAGGTGTTCCAGAGAAGGAAGAGTGTTGCAGCCTACTTCCTACCCACaaccccctgctacacacagaaCCTGCCCCCTCGCCCACCATTGGCTAGTCGGCTGCCCTTCCCACACCTCATTGCTTTACAGGtccaacacactctcacag ggtcagagtgtgtcTTCTCATACGGTTCTGCTGAGTTGATCCTGGCCGGCTGCTCGGAGGTCTGGGACGGAGAGGAGCTGCAGCCTCTCACTGACGCCGACAg GAAGAAGGTTCTAGATTTCTACGAGCGTTCCTGTGTGTCCGGCCAATGTCTGACCCTGTCCTTCAAACCGCTgctggacacacaacacactctccACGACACATATCCTAATgaagacacacacctgcctccCCACCTGGACAGCACCTGTCTGGagctgccccccacacacaacctggaCTCACCTGAgctgtcag gccAGGTGTTTCTGGGTGCAGTGTCCAGTGTGTTTGGTGTTCGTCCTGTGATGGTGAGGCTGGTGTCTGGGCTGGACTCCGCATGCATCCGCCTGGTCTACTTCTCTACTGAGCAGGAAATTAAGAGCAag GTGTTTGCAGAGAAAATGGGACTGGAGACTGGCTGGAACTGCCACATCTCCCTCCAATCAGAACGTAGCTTTCCTCTGGACACCCCATGTCcagcagagaaagggggaggagaggaggaag AGGTGTGTCTCCTGGATGAGCAAAGATCAGTGGGCGGAACCGGCCTCAGGTTGGACCAAGAAGGGGCGTGTCTAATGGAGGACTTGAAcagg GCCAAGCTTCCTAGAGGGATAGAGAATGTTCGTCCTCATCTGGAGAACATCGACAACGTTCCTCTCCTGGTTCCTCTCTTCACAGACTGCACCCCACAGa cggtgTGTGAGATGGTAAAGGTGATGCAGGACTATGGAGAGGTGGTGTGTTGCCTTGGCAGCAGTcagaacatcaacaacaacaacgtctTCCTCCAGAGTGACATCAG TATCTGTCTCGagcccctccttccctgctgcCCGGTTGATGGAAGTCCAGAAACAccaaaagaaacagaaacacctgCCCCTATGAGGCCAccgtcacctcccccctcctccccctctctctccagcctgtcCAGCGCCCTCTGTGGGCTGTCCTGCTCTCTGCACCTCAGCACCACAAACCTCACTCTCATCCAGCTCATCAGACAG GCACGTCACACTACTGCTGGTATTAGGAAATGCTTCCTTTTCCTACTTCAGTGTCAGCTGTACTTGGTcctcacacag AACAAGTGCGTTTTGAGTACATcaagacttgatgtagtcgggtgcagtcccgttcaccgct